One Silene latifolia isolate original U9 population chromosome 4, ASM4854445v1, whole genome shotgun sequence DNA segment encodes these proteins:
- the LOC141652557 gene encoding putative E3 ubiquitin-protein ligase ARI10 has translation MEFDDADNLSYNDDEDDQFDYDDSDNNNDEDFAASSSPNPHGADGGNNSNHCKEKRYTILNDVEIKRRQDEEISYVSSVLSLSTSEAILLLCHYNWSTSQLNDDWFANEQQVRTKVGLINNITVNHFSNKKNYRCGICFDDEFSTDEVRSANCGHIYCKTCWRNYVDITIDETGSGCLRLKCPEPKCPAAVDRDMVTELASKEATSKYLAYLIRSYVEFKKKNTKWCPAPGCNNAVEFELGSSDVYDVVCECEHEFCFNCGEEPHRPVKCGIVKEWMLKNSNEAENTKWILAFSKPCPKCKRPIEKNTGCNHMTCGEPCKHHFCWHCGRTLHPTTQYSCNCNGYRHLEPKITNDDDKQREMAKRSIQRYAHYYERWASNNKSRDKALADLTEIKSDTIHLLSENLGIPVSNLDFIFEAWEKIVECRRILKWTYAYGFFSLEHEDKKRELFEYLQGEAERALEWLHSCAERELKVFFNERGDGVAHNFDFKEFRVKLLGLTKVTGTFFENLVKGLENGLSEVGFKVPEPEPEQITNTDSSSIPGQGNANQEIEYWSCDRCSFMNPVWAFTCEICFDE, from the exons ATGGAGTTTGATGATGCTGATAATCTCTCATACAACGACGACGAAGACGATCAATTCGACTACGACGACAGCGACAACAACAACGACGAAGACTTTGCTGCTTCGTCCTCACCTAACCCTCACGGGGCCGATGGGGGCAACAACTCGAACCATTGCAAGGAAAAGCGTTACACCATCTTAAACGACGTCGAAATAAAACGTCGACAAGACGAAGAAATCTCGTATGTTTCATCCGTCTTATCTTTATCGACTTCCGAAGCAATATTACTTCTTTGTCATTATAATTGGTCCACTTCTCAATTAAACGACGATTGGTTCGCTAACGAACAACAAGTTCGAACTAAAGTCGGATTAATTAACAACATTACTGTTAATCACTttagtaataaaaaaaattatcgatGTGGGATTTGTTTCGACGATGAATTCTCGACTGATGAAGTTCGTTCCGCGAACTGCGGACATATTTACTGTAAAACATGTTGGAGAAACTACGTCGATATCACAATCGACGAGACGGGTTCAGGGTGTTTACGTTTAAAGTGCCCTGAACCAAAGTGTCCGGCCGCAGTTGACCGTGACATGGTAACCGAGTTAGCATCGAAAGAGGCTACCTCAAAGTATTTAGCTTATTTAATTCGATCATACGTCGAGTTCAAGAAGAAGAACACCAAGTGGTGCCCTGCACCGGGGTGCAATAATGCTGTCGAGTTCGAGTTAGGTAGTAGTGATGTGTATGATGTTGTGTGTGAATGTGAGCATGAATTTTGTTTTAATTGCGGCGAGGAACCGCATCGACCGGTGAAGTGTGGGATTGTGAAAGAATGGATGTTGAAGAATAGTAATGAAGCTGAGAATACTAAGTGGATTCTTGCATTTTCTAAGCCTTGTCCTAAGTGTAAGAGGCCTATTGAGAAGAATACTGGGTGTAATCATATGACTTGTGGTGAACCTTGCAA GCACCACTTCTGCTGGCATTGTGGACGTACTTTGCACCCTACCACTCAGTATTCGTGCAACTGCAATGGCTACCGGCACCTTGAGCCCAAGATAACCAACGACGATGACAAACAACGAGAAATGGCAAAGCGATCGATACAAAGATACGCGCATTACTACGAACGTTGGGCTAGCAACAACAAGTCAAGAGACAAAGCTCTAGCTGACTTGACCGAAATCAAGTCCGACACGATCCACCTTCTAAGTGAAAATCTCGGAATACCCGTATCCAATCTCGATTTCATCTTCGAGGCTTGGGAAAAGATAGTCGAGTGTCGAAGAATTCTTAAATGGACTTATGCTTACGGGTTTTTCAGTCTCGAGCATGAAGATAAAAAGCGAGAACTTTTCGAGTATTTGCAAGGTGAAGCCGAGAGGGCTCTTGAATGGCTACATTCTTGTGCCGAGAGGGAATTAAAGGTTTTTTTTAATGAACGCGGTGATGGTGTCGCTCATAACTTCGATTTCAAGGAGTTTCGGGTCAAGTTACTTGGGTTGACGAAGGTAACCGGGACTTTCTTTGAGAACTTGGTTAAGGGGTTGGAGAACGGTTTGTCCGAAGTAGGGTTCAAAGTACCAGAGCCAGAGCCAGAGCAAATAACGAATACTGATTCGAGTTCGATTCCGGGTCAGGGGAATGCAAATCAAGAAATTGAGTACTGGAGTTGTGATCGATGTAGCTTTATGAATCCTGTGTGGGCTTTTACTTGTGAGATTTGCTTTGATGAATGA
- the LOC141652552 gene encoding putative E3 ubiquitin-protein ligase ARI10 produces MEFDDADNLSYNDNEDDQFYDDDSDNNNDEDFAASSSPNPHGAEADNKNNSNSNSKEKRYTILNDVEIKRRQDEEISYVSSVLSLSISEATLLLCHYNWSTSQLNDDWFANEQQVRTKVGLINNITVNHNNHDNNYRCGICFDDEFSIDEVRSANCGHIYCKTCWRTYIDITVDETGSGCLRLKCPEPKCPAAVDRDMVTELASKEIVAKYLAYLIRSYVEFKKKNTKWCPAPGCNNAIEFELGSSDVYDIVCECQYEFCFNCDEEPHRPVECEIVKEWIMKNTSEAENTKWIIAYSKPCPQCMKPIEKNSGCNHMTCRCGHHFCWHCARSLNTKTGYSCNCNGFRREPNLKNDVEKQRERARLSIERYAHYYERWDSNSKSRDRALADLAEIKSDKIQFLSDNLGIPVSQLEFILEAWEKIVECRRILKWTYAYGFFSLENEDKKRELFEYLQGEAERALERLHFCAERELDVFIDKHADGRDGVDNFTAFRVKLLGLTKVTGTFFENLVRGLENGLSEVCKAPHPTMNFASSSIPGDGYGNQEVEYWGCDRCSYLNPSYAFTCEMCFEE; encoded by the exons ATGGAATTTGATGATGCTGATAATCTCTCTTACAACGACAACGAAGACGATCAATTCTACGACGACGACAGCGACAACAACAACGACGAAGACTTTGCTGCTTCATCGTCACCTAACCCTCATGGGGCCGAAGCGGACAACAAAAACAACTCGAACTCGAACTCTAAGGAGAAGCGTTACACCATCTTAAACGACGTCGAAATAAAACGTCGACAAGACGAAGAAATCTCGTATGTTTCATCCGTCTTATCTTTATCGATTTCCGAAGCAACGTTACTTCTTTGTCATTATAATTGGTCCACTTCTCAATTAAACGACGATTGGTTCGCTAACGAACAACAAGTTCGAACTAAAGTCGGATTAATTAACAACATTACTGTTAATCACAATAATCACGATAATAATTATCGATGTGGGATTTGTTTCGATGATGAATTTTCAATCGATGAAGTCCGTTCCGCGAACTGCGGACATATTTACTGCAAGACATGTTGGAGAACTTACATCGATATCACAGTCGACGAGACGGGTTCAGGCTGTTTACGCTTAAAGTGCCCTGAACCGAAGTGTCCGGCCGCAGTGGACCGTGACATGGTAACTGAATTAGCATCGAAAGAGATCGTTGCAAAGTATTTAGCTTATTTAATTCGATCATACGTCGAGTTCAAGAAGAAGAACACCAAGTGGTGTCCAGCACCAGGGTGCAATAACGCAATCGAATTCGAGTTAGGTAGTAGTGATGTGTATGATATTGTGTGTGAATGTCAGTATGAGTTTTGTTTCAATTGCGACGAGGAACCGCATCGACCGGTGGAATGTGAGATAGTGAAAGAATGGATAATGAAGAATACTAGTGAAGCTGAGAATACTAAGTGGATTATTGCATATTCTAAGCCTTGTCCTCAGTGTATGAAGCCTATTGAGAAGAATAGTGGGTGTAATCATATGACTTGTCGTTGTGG GCACCACTTTTGCTGGCATTGTGCACGTTCATTGAACACTAAGACTGGGTATTCGTGCAACTGCAATGGCTTCCGGCGCGAGCCCAATCTAAAGAACGACGTAGAGAAACAGAGGGAAAGGGCAAGGCTATCCATAGAAAGATATGCGCATTACTACGAAAGATGGGATAGCAATAGCAAGTCAAGAGACAGAGCTTTAGCTGACTTGGCCGAAATCAAGTCGGACAAAATCCAATTCCTTAGCGATAATCTCGGGATACCCGTTTCCCAACTCGAGTTCATCCTCGAGGCTTGGGAAAAGATAGTCGAGTGTCGAAGAATTCTTAAATGGACTTATGCATACGGGTTCTTTAGTCTCGAGAATGAAGATAAAAAGAGAGAACTTTTCGAGTATTTGCAAGGTGAAGCCGAGAGGGCTCTTGAACGGCTACATTTTTGTGCCGAGAGGGAACTAGACGTTTTTATCGATAAGCACGCGGATGGTCGTGATGGTGTTGATAATTTCACTGCGTTTCGTGTCAAGTTACTTGGGTTGACGAAGGTGACCGGGACTTTCTTTGAGAACTTGGTAAGAGGGTTAGAGAACGGTTTGTCCGAGGTATGCAAAGCACCACACCCAACGATGAATTTTGCCTCGAGTTCGATTCCGGGAGACGGGTACGGAAATCAAGAAGTTGAGTACTGGGGTTGTGATAGATGTAGCTATTTGAATCCTTCCTATGCTTTTACCTGTGAGATGTGCTTTGAAGAGTAA
- the LOC141652553 gene encoding vicilin Cor a 11.0101-like — MGKFTKRVCLVLFWVSLIVLSQAKRDPIKEYRECRERCQEREQGRREQQLCESVCEKVRKQHEGEWKEGKEEWKEWKGREGRESRDEVEGREEFEERNPYVFQTEHFESKFRTQEGRVRVLPKFTQRSKLFKGIENFRVVLFEANPQTFSVPMHWDADAIVFVAKGRGTLSLVFTDRRESFNIEQGHVLVVPAGVTAYLINSDNNEKLVLAELFNPVSNPGNFEPFFSSGGENPESIFNAFSTEVLEAAFKTSADKVQRIFSQQREGIIIRASKEQIRALTHDEGSGHWPFGGKSKRDLSPINLLRQDPKESNEFGKLFEIDPSDNKVLQDLQIAVAFANITQGAMHTPVYNSRATKISVVLNGRGEFEMACPHVSKSGRHQQQQQQQQRQQQKQQQEQQQEQQQYRHHDSGRSRRGEESETPVHYEKIHSELRPGTVFIVPPGHPYVTFASPNDNLEIVCFEINAENNQKFPLAGQKNILKNIEREAKELAFAISAEEVDEVFENQDEDFFFQGPRQQRRHRGGMSII, encoded by the exons ATGGGGAAATTCACAAAAAGGGTTTGTTTAGTGTTGTTTTGGGTGTCCTTAATTGTGCTTAGTCAAGCAAAACGAGATCCAATTAAGGAGTATAGGGAGTGTAGGGAGAGGTGTCAAGAGCGTGAACAAGGAAGAAGAGAGCAACAATTGTGTGAGAGTGTTTGTGAGAAGGTTAGAAAGCAACATGAAGGTGAGTGGAAGGAGGGAAAAGAGGAGTGGAAAGAGTGGAAGGGAAGAGAGGGAAGAGAATCAAGAGATGAAGTTGAGGGAAGAGAAGAGTTTGAGGAGAGGAATCCTTATGTGTTTCAAACTGAACATTTTGAGTCAAagtttagaacacaagaagggaGAGTGAGAGTTCTTCCTAAATTTACTCAAAGGTCTAAACTTTTTAAAGGGATTGAGAATTTTAGGGTTGTGTTGTTTGAAGCTAATCCTCAGACTTTTAGTGTTCCTATGCATTGGGATGCTGATGCTATCGTTTTCGTTGCGAAAG GAAGGGGAACTTTGAGCCTTGTTTTCACAGACAGAAGAGAGAGCTTCAATATTGAACAAGGGCATGTGTTGGTGGTACCTGCTGGTGTAACTGCTTATTTGATCAACAGTGATAACAATGAGAAATTGGTCCTTGCCGAGCTTTTTAACCCTGTTTCTAACCCTGGCAACTTTGAG CCGTTCTTTTCATCGGGAGGTGAAAACCCTGAATCAATTTTCAATGCCTTCAGCACTGAGGTTCTTGAAGCTGCCTTCAAG ACATCAGCTGATAAAGTCCAGAGGATTTTCTCCCAACAAAGGGAGGGAATAATAATCAGGGCATCTAAAGAGCAAATAAGGGCTCTGACCCATGATGAAGGCAGTGGTCATTGGCCTTTCGGAGGCAAGAGCAAAAGGGACTTGAGTCCGATAAACCTCTTAAGGCAGGACCCCAAGGAGTCCAATGAATTCGGAAAGCTGTTTGAAATCGATCCCAGCGATAACAAGGTGCTCCAAGACCTTCAAATAGCCGTAGCTTTCGCCAACATCACTCAG GGCGCCATGCACACTCCAGTCTACAACTCGAGGGCCACAAAGATATCAGTGGTGCTCAACGGACGAGGCGAGTTTGAGATGGCATGTCCTCATGTATCTAAGTCAGGCCGCCaccagcagcagcaacaacaacaacaaagacaacaacaaaaacagcaacaggaacaacaacaagaacaacaacaataccGTCACCATGACAGTGGACGATCAAGGCGAGGGGAGGAGAGTGAAACTCCAGTCCATTATGAGAAGATCCACTCAGAGTTGAGGCCCGGGACTGTGTTTATTGTTCCTCCTGGCCATCCTTATGTCACCTTCGCCTCTCCGAACGACAACCTGGAGATCGTCTGTTTCGAGATCAACGCCGAGAACAACCAAAAATTCCCACTTGCAG GTCAGAAGAACATACTGAAGAACATTGAGAGAGAAGCAAAAGAGTTGGCATTTGCCATCTCAGCCGAGGAAGTGGACGAAGTGTTCGAGAACCAAGATGAGGACTTCTTCTTCCAAGGTCCTCGTCAGCAGCGTCGCCACCGTGGAGGAATGTCCATCATCTGA
- the LOC141652559 gene encoding vicilin Pis v 3.0101-like: MLFQTDYLKLEELDMTISFSNTTQGCMNVPFHSTRVIKIIIVISGSGRFEMATPYNEEGVRRIHYKKTSSELKPGMVFVVPPGHPLILMASEDENLETLNLEFYANGNYRYHVGGQNNIMKNFQKAAKELTFATTAEEVDEELGKQHLDFFMRGPVQRTEDATAF; the protein is encoded by the exons ATGCTTTTTCAGACTGATTATCTGAAACTCGAAGAATTGGATATGACTATATCCTTTAGCAATACTACACAG GGTTGCATGAATGTTCCATTTCATAGCACAAGGGTGATAAAGATAATAATTGTGATAAGTGGGAGCGGCCGCTTTGAGATGGCAACTCCCTATAATGAAGAGGGGGTAAGACGAATCCATTATAAGAAGACGAGTTCAGAATTGAAGCCAGGCATGGTGTTTGTGGTTCCTCCTGGTCACCCATTGATCCTCATGGCTTCTGAGGACGAGAATTTGGAAACCCTCAACTTAGAATTCTACGCAAATGGAAATTATAGATACCATGTCGGAG GGCAGAATAACATAATGAAGAACTTTCAGAAGGCGGCGAAGGAATTGACATTTGCAACTACAGCCGAAGAAGTGGACGAGGAGCTCGGTAAGCAACACCTTGATTTCTTCATGAGAGGCCCAGTGCAGCGGACAGAAGACGCCACTGCCTTCTGA
- the LOC141652558 gene encoding vicilin Cor a 11.0101-like → MSSFRHSMCTFVLAFSVFVISAGSTVAKKDVDVNECKLQCRRQRQFAGAEGLENDNPYVFHDEDFTTLFKTQEGRVKVLRNFRERSQLFKGIENIRMLNFELNPQTFFIPSHWDSDILFFVAQGKGTITLVFEEGVKSFNIEKGHLMTVPAGMTFYMINRDDYQKLLLFGFVRPIANPGRFAVITLPLHFFAVSVNHELIT, encoded by the exons ATGTCCTCTTTCAGACATAGTATGTGTACATTTGTGCTGGCCTTTTCTGTTTTTGTAATCTCTGCAGGTTCAACTGTCGCAAAGAAGGACGTAGACGTCAATGAATGCAAACTGCAGTGCAGGCGTCAAAGGCAGTTTGCAGGTGCGGAAGGACTAGAGAATGATAACCCGTATGTGTTTCATGACGAAGATTTTACTACATTGTTTAAGACCCAAGAAGGACGAGTTAAAGTTCTTCGTAATTTCAGAGAAAGGTCTCAACTTTTTAAGGGGATTGAGAATATAAGGATGTTGAATTTCGAACTTAATCCTCAGACTTTTTTTATTCCGAGCCATTGGGATTCCGACATTCTCTTCTTTGTCGCTCAAG GCAAAGGAACAATCACTCTTGTTTTCGAAGAGGGAGTAAAGAGCTTCAACATTGAAAAAGGGCATCTCATGACGGTACCCGCTGGTATGACTTTCTATATGATTAACAGAGACGATTATCAAAAATTACTTTTGTTCGGTTTTGTCAGGCCTATAGCCAATCCTGGTCGTTTTGCGGTAATTACTTTGCCGCTTCATTTCTTTGCTGTATCAGTTAATCATGAGTTAATAACTTGA
- the LOC141652560 gene encoding small ribosomal subunit protein uS14z/uS14y/uS14x-like: protein MGHTNIWNSHPKLYGPGSRTCRVCGNPHAIIRKYGLMCCRQCFRSNAKEIGFIKYR from the exons ATGGGTCACACAAACATCTGGAATTCTCACCCTAAACTCTATGGTCCTGGATCTCGCACTTG TCGTGTTTGCGGAAACCCTCATGCTATTATTCGCAAGTATGGATTAATGTGTTGCAGGCAATGTTTCCGTAGCAATGCTAAGGAGATTGGTTTCATCAAG TATCGTTGA